In the genome of Streptococcus oralis, one region contains:
- the guaB gene encoding IMP dehydrogenase, producing MSNWDTKFLKKGFTFDDVLLIPAESHVLPNDADLTTKLADNLTLNIPIITAAMDTVTESQMAIAIARAGGLGVIHKNMSIAQQADEVRKVKRSENGVIIDPFFLTPEHTIAEADELMGRYRISGIPVVETLENRKLVGILTNRDLRFISDYNQPISNHMTSENLVTAPVGTDLATAESILQEHRIEKLPLVDEEGRLSGLITIKDIEKVIEFPNAAKDEFGRLLVAGAVGVTSDTFERAEALFEAGADAIVIDTAHGHSAGVLRKIAEIRAHFPDRTLIAGNIATAEGARALYDAGVDVVKVGIGPGSICTTRVIAGVGVPQVTAIYDAAAVAREYGKTIIADGGIKYSGDIVKALAAGGNAVMLGSMFAGTDEAPGETEIFQGRKFKTYRGMGSIAAMKKGSSDRYFQGSVNEANKLVPEGIEGRVAYKGAAADIVFQMIGGIRSGMGYCGAANLKELHDNAQFIEMSGAGLKESHPHDVQITNEAPNYSM from the coding sequence TTTACCTTTGATGATGTATTGCTCATTCCAGCAGAAAGTCATGTGTTGCCTAATGATGCAGATTTAACAACAAAATTGGCAGATAATCTGACTTTAAATATCCCAATTATAACAGCCGCCATGGACACAGTCACAGAAAGTCAAATGGCTATTGCCATTGCTCGTGCGGGTGGTCTTGGAGTAATCCATAAAAATATGTCTATTGCGCAACAGGCAGATGAAGTTCGCAAGGTAAAACGTTCTGAAAATGGTGTTATTATTGATCCATTCTTCTTGACTCCAGAACACACTATTGCTGAAGCAGACGAACTGATGGGACGCTACCGTATCAGTGGTATTCCAGTTGTGGAAACACTTGAAAATCGTAAATTGGTTGGTATTTTGACAAACCGAGATCTTCGCTTTATTTCAGATTACAATCAGCCAATCTCAAACCACATGACCAGCGAAAATCTTGTTACTGCTCCTGTTGGTACAGATCTTGCAACAGCTGAAAGCATTCTTCAAGAACACCGTATTGAAAAACTTCCTTTGGTAGACGAAGAAGGTCGTCTTTCTGGATTGATTACTATTAAAGATATTGAAAAAGTGATTGAATTTCCAAATGCAGCAAAGGATGAATTTGGCCGTCTTCTAGTTGCTGGTGCGGTAGGTGTTACTTCAGATACATTTGAACGTGCCGAAGCCCTTTTTGAAGCAGGTGCTGATGCAATTGTTATTGATACTGCGCATGGTCATTCTGCAGGTGTCTTGCGTAAAATTGCTGAGATTCGTGCTCATTTCCCAGATCGCACTTTGATTGCTGGTAATATTGCAACTGCAGAAGGTGCGCGTGCTCTTTATGATGCAGGTGTAGATGTTGTCAAAGTCGGTATCGGACCAGGTTCTATCTGTACTACTCGTGTGATTGCAGGTGTGGGTGTCCCACAAGTGACAGCAATCTATGATGCGGCAGCCGTTGCGCGCGAATATGGAAAAACAATTATTGCTGATGGTGGAATCAAGTATTCTGGAGATATTGTAAAAGCCCTTGCCGCAGGTGGAAATGCAGTTATGCTTGGATCAATGTTTGCTGGAACAGACGAAGCACCAGGTGAAACGGAAATCTTCCAAGGACGTAAATTCAAGACTTACCGTGGTATGGGGTCAATCGCTGCAATGAAGAAAGGTTCAAGTGACCGTTACTTCCAAGGTTCTGTCAATGAAGCGAACAAACTTGTTCCAGAAGGAATTGAAGGTCGCGTAGCCTATAAAGGCGCAGCAGCTGATATTGTTTTCCAAATGATTGGTGGTATTCGCTCTGGTATGGGTTACTGTGGTGCAGCTAACCTTAAAGAATTGCATGACAACGCTCAATTTATTGAAATGTCTGGGGCTGGCCTGAAAGAAAGCCATCCTCATGATGTACAAATCACTAATGAGGCGCCAAACTACTCTATGTAA